A region of Pontiella agarivorans DNA encodes the following proteins:
- a CDS encoding corrinoid protein — MARNEELYEAVLKGKRKDVAALVQTEIDKKADVEEILMESMVPAMAEIGDRFSRNEAYVPEMLIAARAMQAGLDLLEPLLEAAGHEPIGKVAIGTVKGDLHDIGKNLCAMMLKGAGFEVMDLGVDCDVEKYREAVDSGAQLVLLSALLTTTMPYMKEVVAGLSGSGAKILIGGAPVTQDYANEIGADGYSDDANTCVLAAKEALGVAA; from the coding sequence ATGGCTAGAAACGAAGAACTCTATGAAGCTGTACTGAAGGGAAAGCGCAAAGATGTTGCCGCTCTCGTTCAAACTGAAATTGATAAGAAAGCCGATGTGGAGGAAATCCTGATGGAATCCATGGTTCCGGCCATGGCGGAAATCGGAGACCGCTTTTCGCGCAATGAAGCCTATGTGCCGGAAATGCTCATTGCCGCCCGCGCCATGCAGGCCGGACTTGATCTGCTCGAACCGCTGCTCGAAGCCGCCGGCCATGAGCCGATCGGAAAAGTCGCGATTGGAACCGTTAAAGGCGACCTCCATGACATCGGCAAAAACCTCTGCGCTATGATGCTTAAGGGGGCCGGTTTCGAAGTCATGGACCTCGGCGTGGACTGCGATGTCGAAAAATACAGAGAAGCTGTCGACAGCGGGGCTCAGCTCGTACTGCTCAGCGCCTTGCTCACCACCACCATGCCGTACATGAAGGAAGTGGTTGCGGGACTTTCCGGAAGCGGCGCAAAAATCCTGATCGGCGGTGCGCCGGTGACGCAGGATTATGCCAACGAAATCGGAGCCGACGGCTATTCCGACGATGCCAACACCTGCGTGCTGGCCGCCAAGGAAGCTCTCGGCGTTGCCGCTTAA
- a CDS encoding formate--tetrahydrofolate ligase, with protein MKLDPTKMADWQIAEAAETQMKSIREIGEKLGLQDGELIPMGRNVAKIDYNKAWSRVKNSKPGKYVDVTAITPTPLGEGKTTTTMGLVEGLGKIGKKPVGAIRQPSGGPTFNIKGSAAGGGLAQCIPLAPFTLGLTGDIDAITNAHNLCMVALTARMQHEHNYDDERLAQIGIERLNIDPDRVQIKWVMDFCAQSLRNITIGKGGKMDGLEMESGFAISVSSELMAILAVSNSLKDMRERIAGMVVAYSTSGAEITTADLEVDGAMCAIMLEAINPTLIQTIEGNPVLVHAGPFANIAIGQNSVIADMLGTRMGDYLVTESGFAADIGFEKFWNLKCRCSGLKPDAVVIVATVRALKMHGGGPQVKPGKPLDPAYTHEELALLEKGCENLKAHINIVKKSGASPVVCINGFYTDTEAEHNLVRRIAEEAGARCAVSKHWELGGDGAVELAQAVVEACEEENRFEFLYDLDMPLMERVHKIATELYGADGVDWSETATKKIEAMQNDPKTVEMAICMVKTHLSLSHDPDFKGAPKGWRLPIRDVLIYKGAGFIVPVAGDIKLMPGTGSNPGFRKIDVDTDTGKVTGLF; from the coding sequence ATGAAACTTGATCCAACAAAGATGGCGGACTGGCAGATTGCCGAAGCGGCTGAAACCCAGATGAAGTCAATCCGGGAAATCGGTGAAAAACTCGGACTGCAGGACGGCGAACTGATTCCGATGGGACGCAACGTCGCCAAAATCGATTACAATAAAGCCTGGAGCCGCGTCAAAAATTCCAAACCCGGAAAATATGTCGACGTCACCGCCATCACCCCCACTCCGCTGGGCGAAGGCAAAACCACCACCACGATGGGACTGGTGGAAGGCCTTGGAAAAATCGGCAAAAAACCCGTCGGCGCCATACGGCAGCCCAGCGGCGGCCCCACCTTCAACATTAAAGGCTCGGCGGCCGGCGGCGGACTGGCGCAGTGTATTCCGCTCGCCCCGTTCACGCTCGGGCTTACCGGCGATATCGACGCCATCACCAACGCCCACAATCTCTGCATGGTGGCGCTCACCGCCCGCATGCAGCATGAACATAACTACGACGATGAGCGCCTCGCCCAGATCGGCATTGAACGGCTCAACATCGATCCCGACCGTGTGCAGATCAAGTGGGTAATGGATTTCTGTGCGCAGTCGCTGCGCAACATTACCATCGGTAAAGGCGGAAAAATGGACGGACTGGAAATGGAGTCCGGATTTGCCATTTCGGTTTCCAGTGAGCTGATGGCCATTCTGGCGGTTTCCAACAGTTTGAAGGATATGCGCGAACGCATTGCCGGAATGGTGGTGGCTTACAGCACATCAGGAGCAGAAATCACGACCGCCGATCTGGAAGTCGACGGCGCCATGTGCGCCATCATGCTGGAGGCCATCAACCCCACCCTGATCCAAACCATCGAGGGCAATCCGGTGCTGGTGCACGCCGGACCGTTTGCCAATATTGCCATCGGACAGAATTCCGTGATTGCCGACATGCTGGGAACACGCATGGGCGATTATCTCGTGACTGAAAGCGGATTTGCGGCCGACATCGGGTTCGAAAAATTCTGGAACCTGAAGTGTCGCTGCTCCGGTTTGAAACCCGATGCCGTGGTGATTGTGGCCACCGTGCGTGCTCTGAAGATGCACGGCGGCGGACCGCAGGTAAAACCGGGAAAACCGCTTGATCCCGCCTACACGCATGAGGAGCTTGCGTTGCTCGAAAAGGGTTGTGAAAACCTCAAGGCCCATATCAACATCGTTAAAAAGAGCGGTGCCAGTCCCGTGGTCTGCATCAACGGATTTTATACGGACACCGAAGCGGAGCATAATCTGGTGCGGCGCATTGCCGAAGAAGCCGGCGCGCGCTGTGCCGTTTCCAAACATTGGGAACTCGGCGGCGACGGCGCAGTTGAACTGGCCCAAGCCGTGGTCGAAGCCTGCGAAGAGGAAAACCGGTTTGAGTTTCTGTACGATCTGGATATGCCGCTGATGGAGCGCGTGCACAAAATCGCCACCGAACTCTACGGTGCGGACGGGGTCGACTGGTCCGAAACCGCTACGAAAAAAATCGAGGCCATGCAAAATGATCCGAAAACGGTGGAGATGGCGATCTGCATGGTGAAAACCCATCTGAGTCTGTCACACGATCCCGACTTCAAGGGAGCACCGAAGGGCTGGCGGCTGCCCATCCGCGATGTGCTGATTTATAAAGGAGCCGGTTTCATTGTTCCGGTGGCCGGCGATATCAAACTGATGCCCGGTACTGGAAGCAATCCGGGATTCCGGAAAATCGACGTCGATACCGATACCGGCAAAGTGACAGGATTGTTTTAG
- a CDS encoding formate/nitrite transporter family protein translates to MNDDRYDAYIPAAMAKRAEASALRKANRDIISAFFLAVQAGSFIALGGAFYTLAITGSTMGFGMTKLIGGLAFSLGLILVIVAGADLFTGDTLVVMGCLSKKVKISRMLKGWVFVFLGNLVGSLAMLLLFHLSGQWTDHGGVIGAKAVSIANYKVSHTFTAAFVSGMLCNILVCLAIWLCYSSRSVTDKILSIIFPITAFVAMGFEHSIANMYLIPAGLILKSNPDIVSQLHGADLSNLTLQGFLLNNLLPVTVGNMVGGALFVGTIYWILYLRKQEN, encoded by the coding sequence ATGAACGACGATCGATACGACGCATACATTCCTGCGGCCATGGCCAAACGGGCGGAGGCTTCGGCCCTGCGTAAAGCCAACCGCGATATCATCAGCGCTTTTTTTCTGGCCGTACAGGCCGGTTCTTTCATTGCTCTCGGCGGCGCATTTTACACCTTGGCCATCACCGGTTCCACGATGGGATTCGGAATGACCAAACTGATCGGCGGACTGGCTTTTTCGCTGGGGCTGATCCTGGTGATCGTGGCCGGGGCCGATCTGTTTACGGGCGATACGCTGGTGGTGATGGGCTGCCTGTCCAAAAAGGTGAAGATTTCCCGGATGCTCAAAGGCTGGGTATTTGTGTTCCTCGGTAATCTGGTCGGCTCGCTCGCCATGCTCCTGCTTTTTCACCTCAGCGGACAGTGGACCGATCACGGCGGGGTGATCGGTGCCAAAGCGGTATCCATTGCAAATTATAAAGTCAGCCATACTTTCACCGCCGCCTTTGTCAGCGGCATGCTCTGCAATATTCTGGTCTGCCTGGCCATCTGGCTCTGCTACAGCTCGCGTTCGGTCACCGACAAAATCCTTTCGATCATTTTTCCGATCACCGCTTTTGTCGCGATGGGCTTTGAGCACAGTATTGCCAACATGTATCTGATTCCCGCCGGGCTGATCCTGAAATCCAACCCGGACATTGTTTCCCAGCTGCACGGGGCTGATCTTTCCAATCTCACCCTTCAAGGCTTCCTGCTGAACAACCTGCTGCCGGTAACGGTGGGCAATATGGTCGGCGGCGCCCTTTTTGTGGGTACCATCTACTGGATTCTTTATCTGCGCAAACAGGAGAACTGA
- a CDS encoding bifunctional 5,10-methylenetetrahydrofolate dehydrogenase/5,10-methenyltetrahydrofolate cyclohydrolase: protein MNHNDIAGREVADKLLEQIALDVAALKKQNWNPKLVSIKVGDDNAVDLYVRNQKRNADKVGIEFDERHYPGNISVEELTAAITNLNVDPTVTGIILQRPVPEHLPIKALQETIHPLKDVEGMHPKSIGNIVYGELELAPCTAKASVEILKSTGMKLEGLEACVIGHSEIVGKPIAFLLMAEGATVTVCHHMTREVAVHSRRADVVFVAVGKAGLLTGDMIKPGAVVIDIGINVIEDENGKTKVVGDCDYASCQETAGWITPVPGGVGPVTLSILMKNTVTAALRQQQHYHAHFQRAPLEG, encoded by the coding sequence CGAAGTCGCGGATAAACTGCTGGAACAGATTGCCCTGGACGTGGCTGCCCTTAAAAAGCAGAACTGGAACCCGAAACTCGTCTCCATTAAAGTGGGCGACGATAACGCCGTGGATCTTTATGTGCGCAACCAAAAACGCAATGCCGATAAAGTGGGCATCGAATTCGACGAGCGTCACTATCCCGGAAACATTTCCGTAGAGGAGCTGACCGCCGCCATCACCAACCTCAATGTTGACCCGACGGTCACCGGCATTATTCTCCAGCGTCCGGTCCCCGAACACCTGCCCATTAAAGCACTGCAGGAAACGATTCATCCGCTGAAAGACGTCGAGGGCATGCACCCGAAATCGATCGGCAACATTGTTTACGGCGAACTGGAGCTGGCCCCGTGTACCGCCAAGGCCTCGGTCGAGATCCTGAAAAGCACCGGCATGAAGCTTGAAGGCCTCGAAGCCTGCGTGATCGGCCACTCCGAAATTGTCGGCAAACCGATTGCCTTTCTGCTGATGGCCGAAGGCGCGACCGTAACGGTCTGCCACCATATGACGCGCGAAGTTGCGGTTCACTCCCGCCGTGCGGATGTTGTTTTTGTGGCCGTCGGCAAGGCCGGTCTGCTGACCGGTGATATGATCAAACCCGGCGCGGTGGTCATTGATATCGGCATTAACGTCATTGAAGACGAAAATGGAAAAACCAAAGTGGTTGGCGACTGCGACTACGCCTCCTGCCAGGAAACCGCGGGCTGGATCACCCCGGTGCCCGGAGGCGTCGGCCCGGTAACGCTCTCGATTCTGATGAAAAACACCGTGACGGCCGCCCTGCGTCAGCAACAGCATTATCATGCTCATTTTCAGCGGGCTCCGCTGGAAGGCTGA